The sequence AGTAAATTGGCCATCTTTATCTACCTACAAATGCAGAGGGCAGCGGTAAAACCAGATGAGTTTACTTTTGGAAGTTTGTTAGCAAGCTCCGAGTTCACTGAGACTGTGCAAGCGGTTCAAGCCCTTGCACAAAAAGATGGGCTTATCCTTAACATTCAAGTTTCAAATGCCTTAGTTTCTGCATATGCTAAGCAGGGTAACATGAATCTGGCCTACCAAGTATTTGAAGATATCAATCACAAAAATTTGATCTCCTGGAATGCTATTATTTCTGGGTTTCTGTTAAATGGATTGGTAAAAGAAGGGTTGCAATTTTCGAAACTGCTAATGTCAGAACACAGGCCAGATGTGTGTACATTAACTAGTATTTTAAGCATTTGTGCAAGCATGTCAGCCTTGAGAGATGGAAAACAAGTTCATGGCTACATTCTCAAATTTGGGTTTTCCCCCCAGATGTGCTTACGTAACGCCCTCATTACAATGTATGCTAAATGCGGGGTTATAGATTGGTCAGTAAGAGTGTTCAATGCGATGCCTCAAAAGGATACAGTCTCCTGGAATTCCCTGATATCAGCTTATGCACAGCATGGGCAAGGAAATGAAGCTGTGCGCTGCTTTGAGGCAATGCAAGACTCCGCTGCAGTCAAACCAGATCAGGCCACCTTCACGGCAGTCCTTTCCGCTTGCAGCCATGCCGGTTTAGTCGTTGATGGTACCCGAATTTTCAATTCCATGATTAATGATTATGGCTTTATGCCTCAAGTAGATCACTTTTCTTGTATAGTTGACCTACTAGGTCGTGCTGGGTATCTTGATGAGGCGGAAACGGTAATAAACAGCAAGCATATTAAAGCACATCCAAATATTTGGTGGACACTAATCAGTTCTTGTGCAGCACATGGTAATTTAAGGCTAGGAAGAACAGTTGCTGGATTTCTCCTTGAAACTGAACAAAATAATCCAACTGTTTATGTGCTTTTGGCAAGTATTTACGCAGCTGCTGGGCAATGGGAAGAAGCAGCTAATGTGAGAGAATTGATGAACAGAACGGGGGTGGCGAAGACACGGGGATGCAGTTGGATTGAGTCATGAAAACATGTTGGAGTGAATATTTTACATAGGCTGGACATGGAAGTTGAGAAAGAGGGATCAcaatcttcttttttctttttctttttcttctttttctttctgttttctaTGGGTCAAAGATTTTGATTAAAATCAGCATAGATATCCACTCTTGATCCAGTGTAATATCTTATCAATAGGCCAATAAAAAATGCAACGAATGTAATACAAATATCTAACATATAGTCGACATAAGATACACATATTTTGAGTTTCACATCACTTGTTCATACATTGAGAGAATGGTCCTAAACCAATAAATAATGATACAATTGgttacaaaaaatacaaatggaaTTTCCTCTTAATCTATCATTAACAAGAAAGAAGTTGCAGGTATATGCTGGTTTGTCTTGACTTTTGAAAGGCAACAAATCTGAAGCACACCTTGCTCTCTCTCATATCATTTTCTGTAGCTCACTCAACAGGAGGAGCTATATGATAAGCTGGAATAGTAGCCGGAAAGAACATCTGTCTCACTCCTTCTGCCTTGATGATGGGAAATATTATACCTGATGCACTCTggcaaaaagaagaagttctTCATTAAGAAttggaaaaattatttaattcatgtatACCGTATATACAATGGAGGCAAAAGGCTCTGCTCAGTTGGAAAACAAGGTATCTAACTCTTTTTGAAAGTTTATTTGAAGCTACCATCTCATGAATGGTAGGCaggattttatatatatatatatatttaaaaaggcGTGGACGCTAACCATGATTCAACATTCTATAACCAACAAGGAAAATTAAGGTGAAAAGAGAAACCCACCAAAATTAATCTGGCTCCAATCCAAATGCGTTTTGGTGAAGGAAATGGTAGTAGCAAACGGCCAACACCGTATACCGccacaccaaaaaaatgaagaactaAACTCAATGGATGGGGATTTAGACCAGAGAGCAAAGCCACTGGTCCAGTTGAACAGGTACCTCCGAGGCTTAGATAGTCAAAACATGCTTGGCGCATCTCCTTCCTTGCTTCATCAGGGGAGGCAGAGAACACCTTGTATAGGGCACCTGCCAAGGTATTTATTGTAGATGCAACTGGCTGCAAAGACAACACCAAATATCAGTTGAATATGTAATGTGATAATAGCATCTCTAGTACAAGCATCACAACACAGCTTACCTTGCGCAAGGTATAAAAGGATTCTAGGTATTTACACAATGAAGCTGGATCGTGTAGGTTACGCAGTGGCTTAAGAAGATCCCTGAGTACAACAATATCAGACAGTGCCACAGTCATTCCTCCACCAGTTAAAGGATGTCGCATATTGAAAGCATCACCCATCAAAAGGGCTCCTGGAGTTGGCTGTGGATTGGCTGGCATGCTTCTATTCGGCATTGTTCTGATATTTCCTTTATCAACTGCAGAAATGAATGCATCATGAAGTTCAGGTGGAACCTGAAACAGACAATTTCTTCATTAATTCAAACGAGAAGAAAGAAGCAGGTTCAGGCCAAAAAGGGACAAAGAATTAACTGCAAGGCAGGTAATAGATGTTCTTTCCGAAACCAAAGTTTCAAAACAAGACAAGTACCGTCAATAAATTAGGACCTAGCAAAATGTTTCAATATCTGAAATGAAGAACTGTAAATTCAAAAATGACAGGTACCTGTGGAGCCACCACAGTCTTCAAATAGTTGGCCATTTCACCATTGGCAATGGGAGGTAATTTTTGGCCAGGTACATCAACCAGACAGCGGACTTCTGTACTACTGATTGGATAGAACAGGATTGGAGAGGGATCTCCAAGAATTACATGCCCATGATTTGCAAATGGGAGTTCGCAATTTTCCAAGATTAATCCCACAAAACAGGATGGCACTTCTACCTGTTAAAAAGTAGATTGATACCATATTTGTCAATCTAAATGGTATGGAGCAAAAAATTTGGAGACAATTCAAGACAATGGATGTAGTTCAAATAGAAATCTCTGAAGCTAGGAGATGAAAAACCAAACGAGCCAACTGTTTTACCAGAAGCTTTCTTCAAGTGTATCGCTCTATTGCTCTCCTAATCAGACTAAGTAATAGTGCTATTACAGATTTAAAGAAGGCAACTTTACCTGAGGCTTGCAAAGAGAGCGGCGCAGATTTGAGAAACAACCATCACAAACAATTGTAAGAGGAGCATATGCTTTAAGTTCTTGACCATCCTTAGTTTTGTATTGAACCCCCTTAATTGTCCCATTTTCTTCAAGCAGGGATGTTACCGTACCTTGCTCCAGTTGTACACTGAAAAGAAACAATGAACACAAGATAATGTGCGGGGATCAGTAATCTTTTAGCATAAAACAACACTTAGAAAAGCAGAACCTTCATCGAAAAAGTAAAGATAACATAAAACCACACATCATGGAAGGAAGCAAGACAGAATAAACATCCAAATGAGGAGGCAAGAAACATTACTTTGTTAGTTTAGAAGCTTTTTCTCTCATCCTCTGTATGAATCGCCCATTGTGGAAACTTCTTCCTGCCACATCCGAGTGGAACTGTTCCAGAGGATAGGTCAGCCTAGTATTCTTCCCATCCTTAAAAAGAGCATATCCAAGCACTCGCTGAGCATCAATTTCCTCCACACAATCTGAAACCAATGGTCATATATGTTATTGTTGGATTTCGCAACCGAAACCAATACTAAGAGAAGCAGGATATTCAGCACTCAAAGCCACCATCATTGGCATTTCTAGTTCAAATAACATCTAGAgcacaaaactcaaaaaatagTAACTTTCATTACCTTCAAGACCCAACTCAATCAATTTCAAGTATCCCCCTGGCTGGAGAAGTTCACCAACAATTCGATCTGGCTCTGTCAAGTCTCTTTCAATCACATGAACACGTCTTCCCTCCTGCAATTAGCAGCAGATAAAGTAAGAGTCTACATTTCTACACAAATACCTTTACAGGAGCTGAATGGTTGTTGATGGGTAAAAAAGGATGTAAATAATTTCCAAAACTCTGTGAAAAACAGAACCATCCCTCCCAATTTTTAGCAAGCCAGCGATTTCATTGCAAGTTATCAACCATACTTAACTAGACCCCTTATCAATCTCCCGTACAAACATTGAACTTTTAAACTccatttaattaatcaataaaataacaaatttattaACTAAACAATTGCGTCATCAACTTTCAATCAAAGAATATAATAAAACCTGGCATGCCTAATTCAATCAGTTATGcacaacacaaaaagaaaacacaataGGCAACCATTTCTTGTAAAACAGAGACAAGTTTTC comes from Prunus dulcis chromosome 6, ALMONDv2, whole genome shotgun sequence and encodes:
- the LOC117631045 gene encoding squalene epoxidase 3-like produces the protein MLLQKAPCPHPYHPPPSSSPTTFRFKSSNIVTFLLHNHNNNQPHLSTTSFHNHKPTTTTATEKLSKSSSTSKSCISSSSSGSFSLIRTKMVAMVAVDPYVLWTFFASLVGFVALSVLRLRNYGNGMAKDRSKVQKNKNNTNKSLVSEQCVKSSDEGEFPPVYRSSTDVIIVGAGVAGAALAHTLAKEGRRVHVIERDLTEPDRIVGELLQPGGYLKLIELGLEDCVEEIDAQRVLGYALFKDGKNTRLTYPLEQFHSDVAGRSFHNGRFIQRMREKASKLTNVQLEQGTVTSLLEENGTIKGVQYKTKDGQELKAYAPLTIVCDGCFSNLRRSLCKPQVEVPSCFVGLILENCELPFANHGHVILGDPSPILFYPISSTEVRCLVDVPGQKLPPIANGEMANYLKTVVAPQVPPELHDAFISAVDKGNIRTMPNRSMPANPQPTPGALLMGDAFNMRHPLTGGGMTVALSDIVVLRDLLKPLRNLHDPASLCKYLESFYTLRKPVASTINTLAGALYKVFSASPDEARKEMRQACFDYLSLGGTCSTGPVALLSGLNPHPLSLVLHFFGVAVYGVGRLLLPFPSPKRIWIGARLILSASGIIFPIIKAEGVRQMFFPATIPAYHIAPPVE